A genome region from Trachemys scripta elegans isolate TJP31775 chromosome 2, CAS_Tse_1.0, whole genome shotgun sequence includes the following:
- the LOC117873214 gene encoding tRNA selenocysteine 1-associated protein 1-like isoform X1: MGPQASFKGKQDTMGKNKRESLQTYSWWRGPQKKRKKKNKIKAGRTDYVSVVNLPIRPDFSIVVGELTPEVDDFQLYDYFVKRYPTCIDCKIATDLLGYSRGYGFVRFGEQGDQMRALQDCQNAPGLGGKRIRLSIGISKRMKAEFQRYQSYNYNDYYQDYQNYYSQWGYDPYADYNYSYPSYDNMHAVGDSAIRESIVTPAVFEETPIVAESNDELITEDPQLHLDVDEMNREFMERSEELYDSLMNCHWQPLDTVTSEIPNAF, translated from the exons ATGGGACCCCAGGCTTCTTTCAAGGGCAAG CAGGATACAATGGGAAAGAACAAAAGAGAGTCCCTACAAACCTATAGCTGGTGGAGAGGACCACAGAAAAAacgaaagaaaaagaacaaaataaaagcagGAAGAACAGACTATGTTAGTGTTGTTAATCTTCCAATCAG ACCAGATTTCTCAATAGTTGTAGGAGAGCTAACTCCTGAAGTGGATGATTTTCAGCTATATGACTATTTTGTGAAAAGGTACCCTACATGCATTGACTGCAAAATAGCCACAGATCTACTGGGATACTCCAG GGGGTATGGCTTTGTCAGATTTGGTGAACAAGGTGATCAGATGAGAGCACTGCAAGACTGCCAAAATGCACCAGGTCTAGGTGGAAAAAGAATCCGACTGAGTATAGGAATTTCTAAAAG aatGAAAGCAGAATTCCAGCGGTATCAGTCCTATAACTATAATGATTATTATCAAGATTATCAGAACTACTACTCACAGTGGGGTTATGATCCTTATGCTGATTACAACTATAGCTATCCTTCCTATGACAACATGCATGCTGTTGGAGATTCTGCTATAAGAGAGTCAATTGTGACTCCAGCTGTATTTGAG GAGACCCCAATTGTGGCTGAAAGCAATGATGAACTAATAACTGAAG ATCCACAGCTCCATCTGGATGTTGATGAAATGAATAGAGAATTTATGGAGAGAAGTGAAGAACTCTATGACTCACTCATGAATTGTCATTGGCAGCCTCTGGATACGGTCACCTCTGAAATCCCTAATGCTTTCTAA
- the LOC117873214 gene encoding tRNA selenocysteine 1-associated protein 1-like isoform X3, with product MGKNKRESLQTYSWWRGPQKKRKKKNKIKAGRTDYVSVVNLPIRPDFSIVVGELTPEVDDFQLYDYFVKRYPTCIDCKIATDLLGYSRGYGFVRFGEQGDQMRALQDCQNAPGLGGKRIRLSIGISKRMKAEFQRYQSYNYNDYYQDYQNYYSQWGYDPYADYNYSYPSYDNMHAVGDSAIRESIVTPAVFEETPIVAESNDELITEDPQLHLDVDEMNREFMERSEELYDSLMNCHWQPLDTVTSEIPNAF from the exons ATGGGAAAGAACAAAAGAGAGTCCCTACAAACCTATAGCTGGTGGAGAGGACCACAGAAAAAacgaaagaaaaagaacaaaataaaagcagGAAGAACAGACTATGTTAGTGTTGTTAATCTTCCAATCAG ACCAGATTTCTCAATAGTTGTAGGAGAGCTAACTCCTGAAGTGGATGATTTTCAGCTATATGACTATTTTGTGAAAAGGTACCCTACATGCATTGACTGCAAAATAGCCACAGATCTACTGGGATACTCCAG GGGGTATGGCTTTGTCAGATTTGGTGAACAAGGTGATCAGATGAGAGCACTGCAAGACTGCCAAAATGCACCAGGTCTAGGTGGAAAAAGAATCCGACTGAGTATAGGAATTTCTAAAAG aatGAAAGCAGAATTCCAGCGGTATCAGTCCTATAACTATAATGATTATTATCAAGATTATCAGAACTACTACTCACAGTGGGGTTATGATCCTTATGCTGATTACAACTATAGCTATCCTTCCTATGACAACATGCATGCTGTTGGAGATTCTGCTATAAGAGAGTCAATTGTGACTCCAGCTGTATTTGAG GAGACCCCAATTGTGGCTGAAAGCAATGATGAACTAATAACTGAAG ATCCACAGCTCCATCTGGATGTTGATGAAATGAATAGAGAATTTATGGAGAGAAGTGAAGAACTCTATGACTCACTCATGAATTGTCATTGGCAGCCTCTGGATACGGTCACCTCTGAAATCCCTAATGCTTTCTAA
- the LOC117873214 gene encoding tRNA selenocysteine 1-associated protein 1-like isoform X2 translates to MGPQASFKGKDTMGKNKRESLQTYSWWRGPQKKRKKKNKIKAGRTDYVSVVNLPIRPDFSIVVGELTPEVDDFQLYDYFVKRYPTCIDCKIATDLLGYSRGYGFVRFGEQGDQMRALQDCQNAPGLGGKRIRLSIGISKRMKAEFQRYQSYNYNDYYQDYQNYYSQWGYDPYADYNYSYPSYDNMHAVGDSAIRESIVTPAVFEETPIVAESNDELITEDPQLHLDVDEMNREFMERSEELYDSLMNCHWQPLDTVTSEIPNAF, encoded by the exons ATGGGACCCCAGGCTTCTTTCAAGGGCAAG GATACAATGGGAAAGAACAAAAGAGAGTCCCTACAAACCTATAGCTGGTGGAGAGGACCACAGAAAAAacgaaagaaaaagaacaaaataaaagcagGAAGAACAGACTATGTTAGTGTTGTTAATCTTCCAATCAG ACCAGATTTCTCAATAGTTGTAGGAGAGCTAACTCCTGAAGTGGATGATTTTCAGCTATATGACTATTTTGTGAAAAGGTACCCTACATGCATTGACTGCAAAATAGCCACAGATCTACTGGGATACTCCAG GGGGTATGGCTTTGTCAGATTTGGTGAACAAGGTGATCAGATGAGAGCACTGCAAGACTGCCAAAATGCACCAGGTCTAGGTGGAAAAAGAATCCGACTGAGTATAGGAATTTCTAAAAG aatGAAAGCAGAATTCCAGCGGTATCAGTCCTATAACTATAATGATTATTATCAAGATTATCAGAACTACTACTCACAGTGGGGTTATGATCCTTATGCTGATTACAACTATAGCTATCCTTCCTATGACAACATGCATGCTGTTGGAGATTCTGCTATAAGAGAGTCAATTGTGACTCCAGCTGTATTTGAG GAGACCCCAATTGTGGCTGAAAGCAATGATGAACTAATAACTGAAG ATCCACAGCTCCATCTGGATGTTGATGAAATGAATAGAGAATTTATGGAGAGAAGTGAAGAACTCTATGACTCACTCATGAATTGTCATTGGCAGCCTCTGGATACGGTCACCTCTGAAATCCCTAATGCTTTCTAA
- the PAK1IP1 gene encoding p21-activated protein kinase-interacting protein 1 has protein sequence MEGPQASPPSVGEGGRPGSRREMELVGGCYEQILFGFAVRPGENWTPIPDFTHHAHTASLSAVAVNNRYVVTGSRDETIQIYDMKKKIEHGALLHHNGTITCLEFYGNAHLLSGAEDGLICIWDTKRWECLKSIKAHKGHVTSLSIHPSGKLALSVGTDKTLRTWNLVEGRSAFIKNLKQNAHIVKWSPSGEKYVVVVTNKVDVYKLETASVSGAITTEKRISSVRFITDSVLAIAGDDEVIRLYDCDSQKCLCEFKAHENRIKDIYSFEKQGLQVIVTASSDGYIKLWSLELDKIQDRPSLLCEVNTKARLTCLAVWLDRTSETKENPDNATTSSYVNEDEQPLITRKKKVCWTDNSDKSAKGDRQVMLKKRKSEGAQQKKKMKL, from the exons ATGGAAGGACCCCAGGCGTCGCCTCCGAGCGTGGGGGAAGGAGGACGACCGGGGTCGCGCCGCGAGATGGAGCTAGTCGGCGGCTGTTACGAGCAGATTCTTTTCGGGTTCGCGGTGCGGCCGGGGGAG aacTGGACGCCTATCCCTGACTTTACCCATCATGCCCACACTGCTTCATTATCAGCAGTAGCTGTGAATAACAGATATGTAGTCACTGGTAGCAGAGATGAAACAATCCAAATATATGATATGAAAAAGAAGATAGAACATGGGGCATTGCTGCATCATAATG GCACTATAACTTGCCTGGAGTTCTATGGGAATGCACACTTATTGAGTGGAGCAGAAGATGGATTAATTTGTATTTGGGACACAAAGAGATGGGAATGTCTGAAATCCATTAAAGCACATAA GGGGCATGTGACATCTCTTTCTATTCACCCTTCTGGAAAATTAGCTTTGTCAGTAGGAACAGACAAAACATTAAG AACATGGAATCTTGTAGAAGGACGATCTGCCTTCATCAAAAATCTGAAGCAAA ATGCACACATAGTTAAATGGTCTCCCAGTGGAGAGAAGTATGTGGTGGTCGTAACTAATAAAGTGGATGTCTACAAACTTGAAACAGCATCTGTCAGTGGTGCCATCACAACTGAGAAGAGAATTTCTTCAGTTAGATTTATAACA GATTCTGTTCTTGCTATTGCCGGAGATGATGAAGTTATAAGACTGTACGATTGTGACTCACAAAAGTGCCTTTGTGAATTTAAAGCTCATGAAAACAG AATAAAAGACATCTACAGTTTTGAAAAGCAAGGACTACAGGTTATTGTTACTGCATCCAGTGATGGATACATTAAATTGTGGAGTCTTGAACTTGATAAG ATCCAGGATAGACCATCTTTGCTATGTGAAGTCAATACCAAAGCCAGGCTTACATGTCTAGCAGTATGGCTAGACAGAACTTCAGAAACCAAAGAGAACCCTGACAATGCTACAACCTCTTCTTATG TAAATGAAGATGAACAGCCATTgataactaggaaaaagaaagttTGTTGGACTGATAATAGTGATAAATCAGCAAAGGGAGATAGGCAAGTGATGCTCAAGAAACGAAAATCAGAAGGTGCACagcaaaagaagaaaatgaaactaTAG